One region of Mucilaginibacter gotjawali genomic DNA includes:
- a CDS encoding sulfotransferase domain-containing protein, with the protein MIKEFIKSTQRKLEKTAKTKSKNSLYFKTYSFLLTQLRPIYFSDEFLLLKGLKRKSSSSQQSILFFTVHKSASTFIKHTIIKIIGRKELVPINLGGLLSLDDQAKHYNNKALMSKVLKERGFYYIFRSYNDFPNLDKFKILLVLRDPRDVLTSHYFSTLFNHPLSRKEVIEDREKYSKLSIDEFVLKYAIELAAEYEDYCNYLLPRENVLLLKYEDMVGSFPSWLRKLTAFLTPIDKEDVLNKIISETSFVVKKEDKNSFIRNIKPGDHKNKLKPETIDALNKLFYSSMLKLGYEI; encoded by the coding sequence ATGATAAAGGAATTTATTAAATCAACTCAAAGAAAGCTTGAGAAAACAGCAAAGACAAAAAGTAAAAACTCGTTGTATTTTAAAACTTATTCTTTTTTGTTGACCCAATTAAGACCCATTTATTTTAGTGACGAGTTTCTTTTACTTAAAGGATTAAAAAGAAAAAGCAGTAGCAGCCAGCAAAGTATTTTATTTTTTACGGTACACAAAAGTGCTTCTACATTTATAAAACACACAATTATTAAAATTATCGGCCGTAAGGAGCTTGTTCCTATTAATTTAGGCGGTTTGCTTTCATTAGACGATCAGGCCAAACACTATAATAACAAAGCCTTGATGAGCAAGGTTTTAAAGGAACGGGGTTTTTATTACATTTTCAGGTCCTATAATGATTTCCCGAATTTGGACAAATTTAAAATACTGTTGGTGTTAAGAGACCCGCGGGATGTTTTAACGTCTCATTATTTTTCGACACTATTTAATCATCCCCTGAGTAGAAAAGAAGTAATTGAAGACAGGGAAAAATACAGTAAGCTATCAATTGATGAATTTGTTTTAAAGTATGCTATTGAATTAGCTGCGGAATATGAGGATTACTGTAATTATTTGCTACCGCGGGAAAACGTACTGCTGCTTAAATATGAAGACATGGTAGGGAGTTTTCCTTCCTGGTTACGAAAATTGACAGCTTTTTTAACTCCTATTGATAAAGAGGACGTGCTAAATAAAATTATAAGTGAAACCTCATTTGTTGTAAAAAAAGAGGATAAAAATTCTTTTATAAGAAATATAAAACCGGGGGATCACAAGAATAAA
- a CDS encoding O-antigen polymerase, whose product MKIKTFYINNQINFIFSLIAGILLFIGFIGVFFDPSYSYLLLAGATWGLFCIYYSLNKNTSLLEPINFIFLDVFGGSVCRLVYMFFFPDRPNVTEFLLLGRGIQIAINGGIINILGLAIMMVGYVVGKRVTKLSKWKKGFFTISFFKKEKRLVPVLLALLVLSSIGLFIFYKIFGVQFFTSFTKKYELVSDDQGQLSRTSLGIPRDLLLQGKTAFLIYITWFYARGKKMMSWHGILLIFFFIVGNAPNLFLSSRLPIIWDIFYWMMLSLMFQEKKKFPWFKVTSSFVIVALVIVIIGALRQSGRNVSEEDLSITGDSFIDKVFGNRNLLSADKTGVLYDAVERNKFQLEYGLSFIDFFLAPIPRSIWVNKPITAIETRIQPLFTGPLGASGSVPPGLPAEGYLQFGFIGVIGLMFCYGYFMAYMFNVFSNSVQSYSVLLYFFFCYQFGFNMIGFSVGSAAVQFLIDFLPLYFVLKFLK is encoded by the coding sequence ATGAAAATTAAAACCTTTTACATAAACAATCAGATAAATTTCATTTTTTCTTTAATCGCCGGAATACTGCTTTTTATAGGTTTTATTGGTGTTTTTTTCGATCCGAGTTATTCGTACCTCCTGCTTGCAGGAGCAACCTGGGGGCTTTTTTGCATTTATTATAGCTTAAACAAAAACACAAGTTTATTAGAGCCAATTAACTTTATTTTCCTCGACGTATTTGGCGGCTCCGTCTGCAGGTTGGTATACATGTTTTTTTTTCCTGACAGACCAAACGTTACGGAGTTTTTGCTGCTCGGACGAGGGATACAAATCGCCATAAATGGTGGTATAATAAATATTCTGGGACTTGCTATAATGATGGTTGGTTATGTTGTTGGAAAAAGAGTAACAAAGTTAAGCAAGTGGAAAAAAGGTTTTTTTACAATAAGTTTTTTTAAAAAGGAAAAAAGGCTGGTACCTGTTTTATTGGCCTTGCTCGTCTTATCTTCAATAGGTCTTTTTATTTTTTATAAGATTTTTGGTGTCCAGTTTTTTACGTCGTTCACCAAAAAATATGAGCTTGTTTCGGATGACCAGGGGCAATTATCCAGGACATCCTTAGGTATTCCCCGGGATTTATTGCTGCAGGGTAAAACTGCTTTTCTGATTTATATTACCTGGTTTTATGCCAGAGGTAAGAAAATGATGAGTTGGCATGGTATACTTTTAATTTTTTTCTTTATTGTTGGAAATGCTCCCAATCTCTTTTTAAGTTCAAGACTCCCGATTATTTGGGACATATTTTATTGGATGATGCTTTCATTAATGTTCCAGGAAAAAAAGAAATTTCCATGGTTCAAAGTCACATCCAGTTTTGTTATTGTTGCGTTGGTAATTGTAATCATCGGCGCTTTAAGACAATCGGGCAGAAATGTTAGTGAAGAGGACTTATCCATCACCGGCGATAGTTTTATTGACAAGGTTTTTGGTAACCGTAATCTTTTAAGCGCCGACAAGACAGGGGTGCTTTATGATGCTGTTGAGAGAAATAAATTTCAATTGGAATACGGCCTTTCATTTATTGATTTCTTTTTAGCCCCAATCCCCAGATCGATTTGGGTAAACAAGCCTATAACTGCTATTGAAACCAGGATACAGCCGCTATTTACCGGCCCATTAGGTGCAAGCGGCTCGGTACCACCCGGGCTGCCGGCCGAAGGCTATTTGCAATTTGGCTTTATCGGGGTGATAGGTTTAATGTTTTGTTACGGCTATTTTATGGCCTACATGTTTAACGTTTTTAGCAACTCCGTCCAAAGCTATTCGGTTTTGCTTTATTTTTTCTTTTGTTATCAATTCGGATTCAACATGATTGGATTTAGTGTTGGAAGTGCCGCTGTTCAATTCCTGATTGATTTTCTTCCCCTTTATTTTGTTTTAAAATTTCTAAAATAA